The following coding sequences lie in one Hyphobacterium sp. CCMP332 genomic window:
- a CDS encoding alpha/beta fold hydrolase: protein MAFTKRTLESPTGALLTLYESAAEGETRGVLHINHGLAEHAARYERFAEALAQTGWAVVAQDHRGHGLTTAPDGAPRLFAYEHGWSKVMADAAAVNAEAREKHPGVPVVVFGHSMGGAVSLNYAMRYPETIAGCAIWNANIDKGAAGLIRFVTGLGLMFSKPEKPAGLIDALTFKAWDKRFKNDRPESGWLSRDLAEVDRYVADPLCGWTASWSLWRDFAGGLAYAADDKNLKAVPKSLPFHLVGGTDDPATNNAKAVELLGARLRKAGYGATQEILEDFRHETINEKGREAVIERFAAWLSRIG from the coding sequence ATGGCCTTTACCAAACGGACACTGGAAAGCCCGACCGGGGCGCTGCTGACGCTCTACGAATCTGCCGCCGAAGGCGAAACCCGCGGCGTTCTGCATATCAATCACGGGCTGGCCGAACATGCCGCCCGTTATGAGCGGTTTGCCGAAGCGCTGGCACAGACAGGCTGGGCGGTGGTCGCGCAGGATCATCGCGGCCACGGTCTGACGACCGCTCCGGATGGTGCGCCGCGCCTGTTCGCCTACGAGCATGGCTGGTCGAAAGTGATGGCGGATGCCGCTGCGGTGAATGCCGAGGCGCGGGAAAAACACCCCGGCGTGCCGGTCGTGGTGTTTGGTCATTCCATGGGCGGAGCGGTCTCGCTCAATTACGCCATGCGCTATCCCGAAACGATTGCCGGCTGTGCGATCTGGAATGCCAATATCGACAAGGGAGCGGCAGGGCTGATCAGATTTGTCACCGGGCTGGGCCTGATGTTTTCCAAACCGGAAAAGCCGGCCGGACTGATTGATGCCCTGACCTTCAAGGCCTGGGACAAGCGCTTCAAAAATGATCGTCCGGAATCAGGCTGGTTGTCCCGTGACCTTGCCGAGGTCGACAGATATGTTGCCGATCCCCTGTGTGGCTGGACAGCGAGCTGGTCCTTGTGGCGGGATTTTGCCGGCGGCCTTGCCTATGCGGCGGACGATAAAAATCTGAAGGCCGTCCCCAAATCCCTGCCCTTCCACCTGGTCGGCGGAACGGATGATCCGGCGACGAACAATGCGAAAGCAGTCGAGCTGCTCGGCGCGCGACTGCGCAAGGCCGGATACGGCGCTACGCAGGAGATCCTCGAGGATTTCCGTCACGAGACGATCAATGAAAAAGGCCGCGAAGCGGTGATTGAGCGCTTCGCGGCCTGGCTTTCAAGGATCGGCTAG
- the glpK gene encoding glycerol kinase GlpK, with translation MFSDKTAILAIDQGTTSSRAIVFSRKGQVIALAQREFAQIYPKPGWVEHDPEVIWATVIATARKALKEAKAKGWKTACLGITNQRETAIIWDRKTGDPIHNAIVWQDRRTAKTCQQLAADGHEGVIREKTGLVLDPYFSATKFAWILDAVDGARERAARGELAFGTVDSFLLWRLTGGASHKTDASNASRTSLYDLKAGAWDAGLCERFNVPISGLPGVCDNAADFGTSIKSTIGEILPITGMAGDQQSAAIGQACFRPGEVKSTYGTGAFLIMNTGPEMAVSENRLLSTIGWRIDGQTTFALEGSILSAGATVQWLRDGLGLFSKASEIEALAASADPDCGVYLVPAFAGLGAPHWAADARGTIVGLTRGAGRAEIAQAALDAAAHQTADLLEAMARDGVPAAKLKVDGGMANNNRFLSRLADFCDVPVVRPVNTETTAWGAAFLAGMGAGLFGGLEEGRKLWKADQKFEPKIKAIDRDTQRAGWQAAVRQTLAGI, from the coding sequence ATGTTCAGCGACAAGACAGCCATTCTGGCCATTGACCAGGGGACGACCTCCTCGCGGGCGATCGTGTTTTCCAGAAAGGGTCAGGTGATTGCGCTGGCCCAGCGGGAGTTTGCGCAAATCTATCCCAAACCCGGCTGGGTGGAGCACGATCCGGAAGTGATCTGGGCCACGGTGATCGCCACCGCGCGAAAAGCGCTGAAAGAGGCGAAGGCCAAAGGCTGGAAAACCGCATGTCTGGGCATCACCAATCAGCGCGAGACGGCGATTATCTGGGACCGGAAAACCGGCGACCCCATCCATAACGCCATTGTCTGGCAGGACCGGCGCACCGCAAAAACCTGCCAGCAACTCGCCGCTGACGGCCATGAGGGCGTCATACGGGAGAAAACCGGCCTCGTCCTCGACCCCTATTTTTCGGCTACCAAATTTGCCTGGATTCTGGATGCTGTCGACGGCGCGCGGGAACGGGCTGCGCGGGGCGAGCTGGCTTTTGGGACGGTGGACAGCTTCCTGCTCTGGCGGTTGACCGGCGGGGCTTCGCACAAGACCGATGCCAGCAATGCCAGCCGCACCTCGCTCTATGATCTCAAGGCGGGCGCGTGGGATGCTGGCCTGTGCGAGCGCTTCAACGTGCCGATATCAGGTCTGCCGGGCGTGTGTGACAATGCCGCGGACTTCGGCACCAGCATCAAATCCACGATTGGAGAGATCCTACCGATCACCGGCATGGCGGGAGACCAGCAATCGGCGGCCATCGGCCAGGCCTGCTTCAGGCCCGGCGAGGTCAAATCCACCTATGGCACAGGTGCCTTCCTGATCATGAATACCGGCCCCGAAATGGCGGTGTCAGAAAACCGCCTGCTCTCAACGATTGGCTGGCGGATTGATGGCCAGACCACTTTCGCGCTGGAAGGCTCTATCCTGTCCGCCGGCGCCACCGTCCAATGGCTACGCGATGGTCTGGGCCTGTTTTCCAAAGCCTCCGAGATCGAGGCGCTGGCCGCTTCCGCCGATCCCGATTGCGGCGTCTATTTGGTCCCGGCTTTTGCCGGGTTGGGCGCTCCCCACTGGGCGGCGGATGCGCGCGGGACGATTGTCGGTCTGACACGCGGGGCCGGGCGGGCGGAAATCGCGCAGGCGGCTCTGGATGCTGCGGCCCATCAGACCGCCGACCTCCTCGAAGCCATGGCGCGCGACGGTGTCCCTGCGGCAAAGCTGAAGGTCGATGGCGGTATGGCGAACAATAACCGTTTTCTCTCCCGGCTGGCCGATTTCTGCGACGTGCCGGTGGTCCGCCCGGTCAATACCGAGACCACCGCCTGGGGCGCGGCTTTCCTTGCCGGTATGGGGGCGGGACTGTTTGGCGGGCTCGAGGAAGGCCGAAAACTCTGGAAGGCTGACCAGAAGTTTGAACCGAAGATCAAGGCAATTGACCGGGACACGCAACGCGCCGGTTGGCAAGCGGCCGTCAGGCAAACTCTCGCCGGGATTTGA